The following proteins come from a genomic window of Saccharomyces mikatae IFO 1815 strain IFO1815 genome assembly, chromosome: 7:
- the NBP35 gene encoding Fe-S cluster-binding ATPase (similar to Saccharomyces cerevisiae NBP35 (YGL091C); ancestral locus Anc_6.181): MTEILPHVNDEVLPAEYELKQPEPDHCPGPESEMAGKSDACGGCANKDICESLPKGPDPDIPLITDNMSGIEHKILVLSGKGGVGKSTFAAMLSWALSADEDLQVGAMDLDICGPSLPHMLGCVNETIHESNSGWTPVYVADNLATMSIQYMLPEDDSAIIWRGSKKNLLIKKFLKDVDWNKLDYLVIDTPPGTSDEHISINKYMKESGIDGALVVTTPQEVALLDVRKEIDFCKKAGITILGLVENMSGFVCPNCKGESQIFKATTGGGKALCEELGIRFLGSVPLDPRIGKSCDMGESFLDNYPDSPASSAVLNVVEALRDAVGDL, translated from the coding sequence ATGACTGAGATACTACCGCATGTAAATGATGAAGTGCTACCAGCAGAGTATGAACTCAAGCAGCCGGAGCCAGATCATTGCCCCGGTCCCGAATCAGAAATGGCAGGTAAATCCGATGCTTGTGGTGGCTGCGCCAATAAAGATATATGTGAAAGCCTTCCAAAGGGTCCTGATCCCGATATCCCATTAATTACAGATAATATGTCCGGAATAGAACACAAAATTTTGGTCTTATCTGGAAAAGGTGGTGTAGGCAAGTCGACCTTTGCTGCAATGTTGAGTTGGGCACTCTCAGCTGACGAAGATTTACAAGTTGGTGCCATGGACCTAGATATATGTGGTCCTTCTTTGCCACATATGTTAGGTTGCGTCAACGAAACTATCCATGAATCAAACTCCGGTTGGACACCTGTCTATGTGGCCGATAACTTAGCAACTATGTCTATTCAATACATGCTCCCAGAGGACGATTCCGCCATTATATGGAGGGgctcaaagaaaaatttattaataaagaaatttctgaaaGATGTTGATTGGAATAAACTTGATTATCTGGTGATTGATACGCCGCCAGGAACATCAGATGAGCACATTTCCATAAACAAGTATATGAAGGAATCCGGCATAGATGGTGCTCTTGTGGTCACTACCCCCCAGGAAGTAGCTCTATTGGATGTACGCAAAGAGATCGATTTTTGTAAGAAAGCTGGTATTACTATCCTTGGACTAGTCGAAAATATGAGTGGGTTTGTATGTCCAAATTGTAAGGGGGAATCCCAAATTTTTAAAGCTACTACAGGCGGAGGTAAAGCGCTCTGTGAGGAGCTGGGAATCAGATTTTTGGGGTCGGTTCCCTTGGATCCAAGGATCGGAAAGAGTTGTGACATGGGTGAAAGCTTTCTGGATAACTATCCTGACAGTCCCGCTTCGAGTGCTGTGCTCAACGTTGTTGAAGCCCTCCGAGATGCAGTTGGGGATTTATAA
- the LIF1 gene encoding Lif1p (similar to Saccharomyces cerevisiae LIF1 (YGL090W); ancestral locus Anc_6.182), which produces MCPLMEFVSCIRTINEGADKDDDELGLCKVQIEDGCKLETLDEISFLEVRIKSMTVSEGTGIFSKSSFGINDVRIFTGESIDERSKKYVWYELLKMLTGHKVYFASLDNKIIFTKWACRMQDNKVWKVVMELESSGIIRRIAEFTLHAVTKGEIDLFEMAEKLYQGICYVNDSYRKIKESDYSNRSRVEELTQERELLDKLLEERDKKTRAMMVTLLNEKKKRIRELHGILQRNNIKVSDGDISDSALINLEIANPISELNSPGKRMNRRRIVEPQNLNGKLQDAKRRRVSSKMTHRSAIKEEEDDFDDFQFFGLSKRPVISKKSKLSENEDDTISLGNDVRSTSSLSDSSDDNLKHLVSLEDNEIQLSADKMNEVYGRVSESESETETSPEEKKSPNNSEQDSNEMQFCSQTESETDIETYSSHG; this is translated from the coding sequence ATGTGCCCCCTAATGGAGTTCGTCAGTTGCATCCGTACGATCAATGAAGGAGCAgacaaagatgatgatgagcTTGGTCTCTGCAAGGTCCAGATCGAAGATGGGTGCAAGTTGGAAACATTGGATGAAATTAGTTTTTTAGAGGTTAGGATAAAAAGTATGACAGTGAGCGAGGGTACGGGtatcttttccaaaagtaGTTTTGGAATCAATGATGTGCGGATCTTTACTGGAGAGAGTATCGATGAAAGGTCCAAGAAATATGTGTGGTATGAACTGCTTAAAATGTTGACGGGCCACAAGGTTTACTTTGCGTCCTTAGATAACAAAATCATATTTACTAAGTGGGCATGTAGAATGCAAGATAATAAGGTGTGGAAGGTAGTTATGGAGTTGGAGTCATCGGGAATTATAAGAAGAATTGCTGAATTCACCTTACATGCAGTCACAAAGGGGGAGATTGATTTATTTGAAATGGCTGAAAAACTATATCAAGGTATATGTTATGTTAACGACTCGTACCgaaagataaaagaaagtgaCTATAGCAATAGAAGTCGAGTCGAAGAACTGACCCAAGAAAGGGAACTATTGGATAAGCTTTTAGAAGAGCGCGATAAGAAAACCAGAGCAATGATGGTGACTCTGTTGAatgagaagaagaagagaataaGGGAACTTCATGGGATTCTCCAGCgaaataatatcaaagtATCTGATGGAGATATTTCAGATTCTGCGCTTATCAACTTGGAAATAGCAAATCCGATTTCTGAGTTGAATTCTCCAGGTAAGAGAATGAACCGAAGAAGGATAGTAGAACCTCAAAACTTGAACGGGAAGTTGCAAGATGCTAAGCGAAGAAGAGTTAGTAGCAAAATGACACACCGATCTGCGATCaaggaggaggaggatgattttgatgactttcaattttttggaCTGTCAAAGAGGCCAGttatttctaaaaaaagtaaactCAGTGAAAACGAGGACGATACCATCTCGCTTGGAAACGATGTAAGATCAACAAGTTCCCTGTCTGATAGTAGTGATGATAATCTGAAACACTTAGTGTCCTTAGAAGACAATGAGATTCAATTATCAGCAGACAAAATGAACGAAGTTTATGGCAGAGTTTCTGAGTCTGAATCTGAGACTGAAACAAGtccagaagaaaagaagagcCCGAACAATAGCGAACAAGATAGTAATGAAATGCAATTTTGTTCGCAGACAGAGTCGGAAACGGATATAGAAACGTATTCCAGCCATGGATGA
- the MF(ALPHA)2 gene encoding Mf(Alpha)2p (similar to Saccharomyces cerevisiae MF(ALPHA)2 (YGL089C) and MF(ALPHA)1 (YPL187W); ancestral locus Anc_6.185) — MKVTSILSTVLAVTFAVATSDENVAQVPAEAVIGYLDLGGDHDIAVLPFSNATASGLLFINTTIADEAKRELNTTLTKREARADAWHWLSLRPGQPMYKREASPNAWHWLQLKPGQPMY; from the coding sequence atgaaagttACTTCTATTCTTTCCACTGTTCTAGCGGTTACTTTTGCCGTTGCGACTTCCGATGAAAATGTCGCTCAAGTCCCAGCTGAAGCTGTTATTGGCTACTTGGATTTGGGAGGTGACCATGACATCGCCGTTTTACCATTCAGTAATGCTACTGCGAGTGGATTACTATTCATCAATACTACCATTGCTGATGAAGCGAAAAGAGAACTTAACACCACTCTGACGAAAAGAGAAGCAAGGGCCGATGCCTGGCACTGGCTAAGCTTGAGACCAGGCCAACCAATGTACAAACGAGAAGCCAGCCCCAACGCTTGGCATTGGTTGCAACTCAAGCCAGGCCAACCAATGTACTGA
- the MMS2 gene encoding E2 ubiquitin-conjugating protein MMS2 (similar to Saccharomyces cerevisiae MMS2 (YGL087C); ancestral locus Anc_6.187) produces the protein MSKVPRNFRLLEELEKGEKGFGPESCSYGLADSDDITMTKWNGTILGPPHSNHENRIYSLSIECGPNYPDSPPKVTFISKINLPCVNPTTGEVQTDFHTLRGWKRAYTMETLLLDLRKEMATPANKKLRQPKEGETF, from the exons ATGTCAAAAGT ACCAAGGAATTTTAGGTTGTTAGAAGAACTGGAAAAGGGTGAAAAGGGGTTTGGCCCAGAATCATGCAGTTACGGTCTTGCTGATAGTGACGATATTACCATGACTAAATGGAACGGTACCATTTTAGGACCCCCTCACAGCAATCATGAGAACAGAATCTATTCTCTATCTATAGAATGCGGCCCAAATTATCCAGATTCCCCACCGAAAGTTACATTCATTTCCAAGATAAACCTGCCATGTGTCAATCCAACTACAGGAGAGGTCCAAACAGATTTCCATACATTGCGTGGCTGGAAAAGAGCCTACACCATGGAAACCCTATTACTAGATCTTAGAAAGGAAATGGCAACCCCAGCTAATAAGAAATTGCGCCAACCAAAGGAAGGTGAAACCTTTTAA
- the MAD1 gene encoding coiled-coil domain-containing protein MAD1 (similar to Saccharomyces cerevisiae MAD1 (YGL086W); ancestral locus Anc_6.188), producing MSNSGGSSPFLESPADSPATDGTSGQSNRQIQALQFKLNTLQNEYEIEKLQLQKQTNILEKKYKVTIGDLEKALNDTKYLYESNDKLERELRSLKESSTNSTNDKEKCIRELQTNLQNKDLEMENLRQQYDSKLSKLTNQCDHFKLEAESSHSLLMKYENEIKRQSLDIKGLQHQMVEKDDELSSLKASKMINSHPNYSTEEFNELTEMNKMIQDQVQYTKELEIANMQQANELKKLKQSQDSSTFWKLENEKLQNKLEELYVLEKQHEELQLENIDLKSKLTKWEIYNNSDDDDNNNNGNNGNNGISNNDEGEDDGTNDNNNNTENSNNNSVKNNLHNNPGEIIRDWKLTKKECLILTNRNDKLRLDNNNLKLLNDEMALERNQILDLNKNYENNIINLKRLNHELEQQKSLSFEECRLLREQLDDLYSTQNNALLEAENKETHVSNKDINKDMNNLLDTYKNKTEDLTSELKKLNDQLLSNSDDVETQRKKRKLTSDQIGLNYSQRLNELQLENLKVSRELNKAQTTIQLLQEKLEKLTKLKEKKIRILQLRDGPFIKDQFIKKTKLNLLEKENADLLNELKHNNHNIETVPISVYDSLNFELRQFEQETFRSNKRLSRLKQVFNKKSLEFIDVVNSLLGFKLEFQQDGRVKILSCFRPEKYLVADLNENTLKSNLDADIDGWDDLMNLWVEERGQLPCFLATITLRLWEQRQPK from the coding sequence ATGAGTAATAGTGGCGGATCTTCCCCGTTTTTAGAAAGTCCTGCAGATTCACCCGCTACGGACGGTACCAGTGGACAAAGCAACCGTCAGATACAGGCGTTGCAATTCAAACTGAATACTTTACAAAATGAATATGAGATTGAAAAACTGCAGCTCCAGAAACAGACTAATATCTTagagaagaaatataaGGTTACAATTGGTGACTTAGAGAAAGCATTGAATGACACGAAATACCTTTACGAGAGCAATGATAAATTGGAACGAGAATTGAGAAGCTTAAAGGAAAGCTCAACTAATTCAACAAATGATAAGGAGAAATGTATTCGTGAACTACAAACCAATTTGCAGAATAAAGATCTAGAAATGGAGAATCTAAGGCAGCAGTATGATTCCAAACTATCAAAACTCACCAACCAATGTGACCATTTTAAGTTAGAAGCAGAAAGTTCTCATTCTCTGTTGATGAAATATGAAAACGAAATAAAGAGGCAAAGCTTAGATATCAAAGGTTTGCAGCATCAAATGGTGGAAAAGGATGACGAGTTATCTTCACTGAAAGCTTCAAAGATGATAAACTCCCACCCCAACTATTCTACAGAAGAGTTCAACGAGCTCACTGAGATGAACAAGATGATTCAAGATCAAGTTCAATATACCAAAGAATTAGAGATAGCGAATATGCAACAGGCAaatgaattgaagaaattaaaacAATCGCAGGATTCCTCTACCTTTTGGaaattagaaaatgaaaaacttcaaaacaAATTGGAGGAACTGTACGTGCTGGAAAAACAACATGAAGAGCTCCAATTAGAAAACATAGATCTAAAATCGAAACTAACTAAATGGGaaatttataataatagcgatgatgacgataataataacaacgGTAACAACGGTAATAATGGTATTAGTAATAATGATGAGGGAGAAGATGATGGTACTaatgataacaataataacactGAAAACAGCAACAATAACAGCGTGAAAAATAACCTGCACAATAACCCTGGAGAGATCATTCGTGACTGGAAACTTACTAAAAAGGAGTGTTTAATCTTAACAAATAGAAATGATAAACTAAGATTGGACAATAATAATCTAAAACTTCTGAACGATGAAATGGCTTTAGAGAGAAACCAAATACTAGACCTGAACAAAAATTATGAAAATAACATAATAAATTTGAAGAGATTGAATCACGAGTTAGAACAACAGAAGAGTCTATCTTTCGAAGAATGTCGATTACTGCGAGAGCAATTAGATGACTTATATTCTACACAGAATAATGCCCTACTAGAGGcggaaaataaagagacGCATGTTTCGAATAAGGATATAAACAAAGACATGAACAATTTGCTTGAtacatataaaaataaaacggAAGATTTAACAAGTGAGttaaaaaaactaaatgaTCAATTACTATCAAATTCCGATGATGTGGAaactcaaagaaaaaagagaaagttgACAAGCGATCAAATAGGTTTGAATTATTCGCAAAGGCTCAATGAATTGcaacttgaaaatttgaaagtgtCGAGAGAGCTAAACAAAGCACAAACTACCATTCAATTattacaagaaaaattagaaaagTTAACTAAgctaaaagagaaaaaaatccgTATATTGCAATTACGTGATGGCCCTTTCATAAAAGATCAGTTTATTAAGAAAACCAAATTAaatcttttggaaaaggaaaatgcGGATTTGCTAAATGAATTAAAACACAATAATCACAATATTGAAACAGTACCTATTTCTGTTTACGATTCGCTGAACTTCGAGCTGAGACAGTTCGAACAAGAAACTTTCAGATCAAATAAAAGATTATCCAGACTAAAGCAAgttttcaacaaaaagtCACTGGAGTTTATTGACGTTGTAAATTCATTATTAGGTTTTAAATTGGAATTTCAGCAAGATGGTCGCGTAAAAATACTCTCCTGTTTCAGACCCgaaaaatatttggttGCTGACCTAAACGAAAACACCTTAAAATCTAACCTTGATGCTGATATAGACGGTTGGGATGATCTTATGAATTTATGGGTAGAAGAAAGAGGTCAGCTTCCCTGCTTTTTAGCAACAATAACACTGCGTCTTTGGGAACAACGGCAACCAAAATAA
- the LCL3 gene encoding Lcl3p (similar to Saccharomyces cerevisiae LCL3 (YGL085W); ancestral locus Anc_6.189), translating into MRESGSYLEKPTDVAVLSIILTGTSLTLIYTYKRYLAQFKRTNDIPRRIFRKRWLYGKVTSVGDGDNFHFFHMPGGTRGGWGWLRAVPQMIKNDSTVEKLVGGDGNISFFNLNWIMHRKSDKNKVQKTKSQFLKLNVPYKNRKNLPTIPIRLCGIDAPERAHFGNPAQPFGNEALIWLQNRILGKKVWVKPLSIDQYNRCVARVSYWDWYGGWKDLSLEMLKDGLAVVYEGKVNTEFDGREDKYRYYEFLAKSKKKGLWVQNKFETPGQYKKRI; encoded by the coding sequence ATGAGGGAAAGTGGATCTTATTTAGAAAAACCTACTGATGTTGCTGTACTCTCAATCATTCTTACGGGTACCAGTTTAACATTGATCTACACATATAAAAGGTATCTAGCTCAATTCAAAAGGACAAATGATATACCGCGACGCATATTCCGCAAACGATGGCTTTATGGTAAGGTGACATCTGTGGGTGATGGGGACaactttcatttttttcacatgCCAGGTGGTACCAGAGGTGGATGGGGTTGGTTACGAGCCGTTCCACAAATGATCAAGAACGATTCAACGGTAGAAAAGCTTGTTGGAGGTGATGGAAACAtaagttttttcaatttaaattggattaTGCATAGGAAATctgataaaaataaagtacaaaaaaccaaaagCCAGTTTTTAAAGCTAAATGTTCCCTACAAAAATAGGAAAAACCTGCCAACTATTCCTATAAGGTTATGCGGAATCGATGCCCCAGAAAGAGCACATTTTGGTAATCCAGCTCAGCCGTTTGGTAATGAGGCATTAATTTGGTTACAAAACCGAATACtgggaaaaaaagtatggGTTAAACCTCTGTCTATAGATCAGTATAATCGCTGTGTGGCTCGAGTGTCGTACTGGGATTGGTATGGTGGCTGGAAAGATTTAAGTTTGGAAATGCTTAAGGATGGGTTAGCAGTTGTTTATGAGGGAAAGGTGAACACAGAATTCGATGGTAGAGAAGACAAGTACCGTTATTATGAGTTTTTGGccaaatcaaagaaaaagggtCTATGGGTACAaaataaatttgaaactcCAGGTCAATACAAGAAACGTATTTGA
- the GUP1 gene encoding O-acyltransferase (similar to Saccharomyces cerevisiae GUP1 (YGL084C) and GUP2 (YPL189W); ancestral locus Anc_6.190): MSLVSILAPLVTSEGLDSRIKPSSRKGASPPTKPSLWRTTEFKLYYVAFIVVVPLMFYAGLQASSSENPNYTRYERLLSQGWLFGRKVDNSDSQYRFFRDNFALLSILMIAHTCIKRVVLYSTNITKLRFDLVFGLIFLVAAHGVNSIRILTHMLILYTIAHAFKNYRKIATVSIWIYGISTLFINDSFRTYPFGNLCFLLSPLDHWYRGIIPRWDVFFNFTLLRVLSYNLDFLERWENFQTKKNPSYESKEAKSAIMLNERARLTAAHPIKDYNLMNYIAYVTYTPLFIAGPIITFNDYVYQSKHTLPSINFKFISYYAMRFIIAILSMEFILHFLYVVAISKTKAWENDTPFQISMIGLFNLNIIWLKLLIPWRLFRLWALIDGIDTPENMIRCVDNNYSALAFWRAWHRSYNKWVVRYIYIPLGGSKNRILTSLAVFSFVAIWHDIQLKLLLWGWLIVLFLLPEIFATQVFSHYTDAVWYRHVCAIGAVFNIWVMMIANLFGFCLGTDGTKKLLSDMFCTVSGFKFVILASASLFIAVQIMFEIREEEKRHGIFLKC, encoded by the coding sequence ATGTCACTGGTTAGTATCTTGGCTCCACTGGTTACTTCTGAGGGCTTAGATTCAAGAATCAAACCCTCATCGAGAAAAGGTGCTTCTCCCCCAACGAAGCCATCGCTATGGAGAACCACCGAGTTCAAATTATACTATGTTGCCTTTATAGTCGTGGTTCCACTAATGTTCTATGCTGGATTACAGGCTAGTTCGTCCGAAAACCCAAACTATACAAGATACGAACGTCTCTTATCTCAAGGTTGGTTATTTGGTAGGAAAGTGGATAATAGTGATTCTCAATACAGATTTTTCAGAGACAATTTTGCACTATTGTCGATTTTAATGATTGCTCACACCTGCATAAAACGTGTCGTTCTTTATTCAACAAATATCACTAAATTAAGATTTGATCTAGTATTTGGCTTGATCTTCCTGGTGGCTGCTCACGGTGTCAATTCGATAAGAATTTTAACCCATATGCTAATTTTATATACTATAGCTCATGCATTCAAGAATTACAGAAAAATAGCTACTGTCAGCATTTGGATTTATGGTATTTCTACGCTTTTCATTAATGACAGCTTCAGAACATATCCATTCGGCAAcctttgctttcttttgagcCCATTAGATCACTGGTATAGAGGTATTATTCCAAGATGGGAcgttttttttaactttaCTCTCCTGAGAGTTTTAAGTTACAACTTAGACTTTTTAGAAAGATGGGAGAATTTCCAAACGAAGAAGAACCCGTCCTACGAATCAAAGGAAGCTAAATCGGCAATTATGCTCAACGAACGTGCTAGGCTAACTGCTGCCCACCCAATTAAAGACTACAACTTAATGAATTACATTGCATATGTCACTTATACCCCGCTTTTCATTGCTGGCCCCATCATTACATTCAATGATTATGTATACCAATCGAAACATACTTTGCCATCAattaatttcaaatttatctCTTACTATGCAATGAGATTCATTATTGCTATCTTATCTATGGAGTTCATTTTACATTTCCTTTACGTAGTGGCAATATCAAAAACCAAAGCTTGGGAAAATGATACCCCTTTCCAGATTTCCATGATTGGCTTATTTAATCTGAATATTATTTGGCTGAAGCTTCTTATTCCATGGAGGTTGTTTAGACTATGGGCTTTAATAGATGGAATCGATACACCTGAAAACATGATCAGGTGTGTTGATAACAATTACAGTGCGTTAGCTTTTTGGAGAGCTTGGCATAGAAGCTATAATAAATGGGTTGTCcgttatatatatattccTCTAGGCGGCTCAAAAAACAGAATACTGACATCTTTAGCTGTATTTTCCTTTGTGGCTATATGGCATGACATTCAATTAAAGCTATTATTATGGGGTTGGTTAATCgttcttttcctcttgCCGGAAATTTTTGCTACCCAAGTTTTCTCTCATTATACTGACGCAGTCTGGTACAGACATGTTTGCGCTATTGGTGCTGTTTTCAACATATGGGTAATGATGATCGCTAATCTATTTGGATTCTGCTTGGGTACTGATGGTACTAAAAAACTGCTAAGCGATATGTTTTGCACCGTTTCTGGCTTCAAATTTGTTATTTTGGCAAGCGCTAGTTTGTTTATCGCAGTTCAAATAATGTTTGAAATTagagaggaagaaaagaggcATGGGATTTTCTTAAAATGTTAA